GCTTTGGGGAGAGCGCGCGCTGAAAAACGTTAGCGCTATTATCTTTATCGATCAAAACCTTGCCCCAAAGCGGCAACGCCAAGTCCGCAGGCCATGCGGAAATAATCGAGACACAAACGTGTCCAATTCGGGAGTAAATTATGAAAATCAAAACCCTTTTGCTTGGTGCGATTGCAAGCACGGCAATGGCTCCGATGGCCTTTGCCGAGCGTGGATCGGACGGCAACGTCAGCATCATTTATTGGCAAGCTCCGTCGATCCTGAACCCGTTCCTGTCGGGTGGTACGAAAGATGTGGAATCAGCCTCGTTGGTGATCGAACCGCTGGCGCGCTATGACCAAGACGGCAACATGGTTCCTTTCCTGGCCTCTGAAATCCCGACTGTTGAGAACGGCGGTGTCAGCGAAGACCTGACCTCGATCACTTGGAAAATCGCACCTGGAATCACCTGGTCGGATGGCACCCCATTCACCTCGGCAGACGTGAAATTCACTGCTGATTACTGCATGCACCCCGAAGGCGGCTGTGCGCAGGTCACAAAGTTTGAAGGCGTCACCTCGGTCGAGGCTTTGGACGACCTGACTGTTAAGGTCACTTTTGACGCGCCCACCCCGTTCCCGTACGGACCCTTCGTAGGTGGTGAAAGCCCAATTATTCAAGCGGCTCAGTTCGCCGATTGCCTGGGCGCGAAGGCTCCTGAGTGCACCGATCAGAACTTCAACCCGATCGGGACCGGCCCGTTTGTCGTGACCGAGTTCAAGCCGAACGACGTGATCACCTTCAAAGCCAATGACAACTATCGTGATCCGGCCAAACCCGCCTTCGCGACCGTAACCTTCAAAGGTGGCGGCGACGCAACCGCTGCCGGTCGTGCCGTTATGGAGACAGGCGAGTTTGACTATGCCTGGAACCTACAACTGGCGCCTGAAGTGATTGCTCAGATGCAGGAAGGCGGCAAAGGTACTCCGGTTGCAGGCTTTGGTCCGCTGGTCGAGCGCATCATGCTGAACCAGACCAACCCGTCACCGGACCTGCCGGAAGGCGAGCGTTCGACGGCCAAACATCCGCACCCGTTCCTGCAAGACCCTGCGGTCTACAAGGCCCTGTCCATGGCAATCGACCGCCCGCTGCTGGTTGAGATCGGCTATGGCCAGGCGGGTAAAGTGACCTGTAACTGGGTTCCGGCTCCTGCTGCGTTCAACTCGACTTCAATGACTTGCGACACGCAGGATATCGAAGGCGCGAAGAAACTGCTGGATGACGCTGGCATCGTTGACTCCGATGGCGACGGCGTTCGCGAAAAAGACGGCGTTCCGCTGAAGATTGTCTATCAGACATCGACCAACGCCGTTCGTCAGGACTTCCAGGCGCTGATCAAAGAATGGTGGAGCCAGATCGGTGTTGAAACCGAACTGCGCAACATCAACGCGTCGGTCTTCTTTGGTGGTGACCCGGGTTCGCCTGACACCTTCCAGAAGTTCTATGCTGACGTTGAAATGTACGCCAACACCTTCAACGGCACTGACCCGCAGTCTTACCTGGGCAACGGCCTGTGCGACAAAGCACCGAAGCCGGAAAGCCAGTGGCAGGGTGAAAACATCAGCCGCTTCTGCAACGAAGAGTTTGACAAGCTGCATGGTCAGCTGGCCGAAACTGCGGGTCTGGAAGCCCGCGCTGAGATTGCGAAGCAGCTGAACGACATCATGGTTCAGAACGGCGGCATGATCCCGCTGGTCCACCGTGGTCGTCTGTCGGCGCACGCAAACACGCTGGGTGGCGTTGTCCTGAACGTTTGGGACAGCGAGCTGTGGAACATTGCGGACTGGTACCGCAAGACCGGTTCCTAAGCATTAGTCTTGCAAAGCCGCGCCCCGACCCGTATCGGGGCGCGGTCATTTGCAGACCACTCCAACAAAAAGACGCATCAACAAAGGCGCCTTTGAATGCTCAACTTTACAATCAGACGACTGGTGCTGGCCGTACCCACGCTGCTGTTCATCAGCCTCGTCATTTTCCTGCTGCTCGAGCTTGCCCCCGGCGACCCGATGGCGCAGGTCCCGCTTACCGTCCCGCCCGAAGTCAAAGAGAAGATGCGCGAAGCGCTTGGCCTTGGCCAACCCATGCATATCCGGTTCTGGAAATGGATCGTGCAATTCTTCTGGATCGAACCGCAGGTTCTGATCGACCACATGTTTGGCACCACCTTTTCCGAAGGTGACCTGCGTGTGATTTCGTGGCAGACCCGCTCGCC
The genomic region above belongs to Ruegeria sp. HKCCD4315 and contains:
- a CDS encoding peptide ABC transporter substrate-binding protein, whose amino-acid sequence is MKIKTLLLGAIASTAMAPMAFAERGSDGNVSIIYWQAPSILNPFLSGGTKDVESASLVIEPLARYDQDGNMVPFLASEIPTVENGGVSEDLTSITWKIAPGITWSDGTPFTSADVKFTADYCMHPEGGCAQVTKFEGVTSVEALDDLTVKVTFDAPTPFPYGPFVGGESPIIQAAQFADCLGAKAPECTDQNFNPIGTGPFVVTEFKPNDVITFKANDNYRDPAKPAFATVTFKGGGDATAAGRAVMETGEFDYAWNLQLAPEVIAQMQEGGKGTPVAGFGPLVERIMLNQTNPSPDLPEGERSTAKHPHPFLQDPAVYKALSMAIDRPLLVEIGYGQAGKVTCNWVPAPAAFNSTSMTCDTQDIEGAKKLLDDAGIVDSDGDGVREKDGVPLKIVYQTSTNAVRQDFQALIKEWWSQIGVETELRNINASVFFGGDPGSPDTFQKFYADVEMYANTFNGTDPQSYLGNGLCDKAPKPESQWQGENISRFCNEEFDKLHGQLAETAGLEARAEIAKQLNDIMVQNGGMIPLVHRGRLSAHANTLGGVVLNVWDSELWNIADWYRKTGS